The following proteins are encoded in a genomic region of Zea mays cultivar B73 chromosome 9, Zm-B73-REFERENCE-NAM-5.0, whole genome shotgun sequence:
- the LOC100381402 gene encoding Scarecrow-like protein 9: protein MGLDNTYGELSGMFYGGLSYDGYADHSSASDYFRFADPLPAVVPQMAAEACSNPSSTVSRANTEADNPEDWEFISDESLNYISRMLMEEDIDEKVSMYQAESAALRAAAKPFYDILGHKFPPSPDRQVMPWPMDSPSESSGSICTQSVASAVTSSSVGGTVDSNRCYDVGHSEQLEAFRGLCGQSSHPLVGASSDASNAVGELEDILITNGGIPEYLFESLPTWDFRRGIEEAQKSLPVSDKLVIDLETGGIARPQEARKDVPMNAKKDDVLKAKKNRQSEDLDLMEGRNIKQSAFCSDEPGWIEMFDDLLRQTEKKATVLRELMRSEASKNSQVTQMKGPSGPRPRGRKPTKNDVVDLRTILIHCAQAVAADDRRTANELLKQIRHHSKPNGDGTQRLAHCFADGLEARLAGTGSQLYRKLIAKRTTASDMLKAYHLFLAASPFKRLSHFLSNQTILSLTKNASKVHIIDFGIYFGFQWPCLIRRLSKREGGPPVLRITGIDVPQPGFRPTERIEETGQRLAEYAEKFKVPFEYQGIASKWESIRVEDLKVGKDEVVIVNCLYRFRNLIDETVAVDSPRNRVLNTIRQVNPAIFIHGIVNGSYSVPFFITRFREALFHFSALFDMLETTVPRDDAQRALIEREMFGREALNVIACEGSDRVERPETYKQWQVRNLRAGFVQSPLNQEIVMKAMDKVKDIYHKDFVIDEDNGWLLQGWKGRILYAISTWKPKNN from the coding sequence ATGGGTCTGGATAATACTTATGGCGAGCTATCTGGCATGTTCTATGGAGGCCTGTCTTATGATGGCTACGCAGACCACAGCAGCGCAAGTGATTATTTCAGGTTTGCCGATCCACTTCCTGCAGTTGTGCCCCAGATGGCAGCAGAAGCCTGTTCAAATCCTTCCTCCACTGTGTCGAGGGCCAACACTGAAGCTGACAACCCGGAGGATTGGGAATTCATCTCAGATGAGTCCCTCAACTATATTAGCCGGATGCTCATGGAGGAGGATATTGATGAGAAAGTTAGCATGTACCAGGCGGAGTCAGCGGCACTGCGTGCTGCTGCAAAGCCATTCTACGACATTCTTGGGCACAAGTTTCCACCGTCTCCTGACCGGCAGGTGATGCCTTGGCCCATGGACAGCCCCAGTGAGAGCAGCGGTAGCATTTGCACACAATCTGTGGCAAGTGCTGTCACTAGCAGCAGTGTTGGTGGCACAGTGGATAGCAACCGGTGCTACGATGTTGGACACAGTGAGCAGCTGGAAGCTTTTCGAGGCTTGTGTGGTCAGTCTTCTCATCCACTTGTTGGTGCATCAAGTGATGCTTCCAATGCAGTGGGTGAGCTAGAAGACATTTTGATCACGAATGGTGGGATCCCTGAGTATTTGTTTGAGAGCCTTCCAACTTGGGATTTCAGGAGAGGTATTGAGGAAGCCCAGAAGAGTCTTCCTGTTAGCGATAAACTAGTAATTGATTTAGAAACTGGTGGTATTGCAAGACCCCAAGAAGCAAGGAAAGATGTTCCTATGAATGCCAAAAAGGACGATGTATTGAAGGCCAAGAAAAATAGACAGAGTGAAGACCTTGACCTGATGGAAGGCCGGAACATTAAACAGTCTGCATTTTGTTCCGATGAACCTGGTTGGATTGAGATGTTCGATGATCTGCTTCGCCAAACTGAGAAGAAGGCTACAGTTCTGCGAGAGCTGATGCGTAGTGAAGCATCCAAGAATTCTCAGGTCACTCAGATGAAAGGACCAAGTGGTCCACGGCCACGGGGAAGGAAACCAACAAAGAATGATGTGGTGGACCTTAGGACCATCCTCATCCACTGTGCACAGGCTGTGGCAGCAGATGACCGCAGAACTGCTAATGAATTGTTAAAGCAAATAAGGCACCATTCCAAGCCAAACGGCGATGGAACCCAGAGGTTAGCACATTGTTTTGCAGATGGTCTCGAGGCTCGCTTGGCAGGCACAGGGAGTCAGCTTTACCGCAAGCTTATAGCGAAACGTACAACTGCCTCAGACATGCTTAAAGCCTACCACCTTTTCCTTGCAGCAAGCCCGTTTAAGAGACTTTCACATTTTCTTTCCAATCAAACAATCTTGAGTTTGACTAAAAATGCATCAAAGGTGCATATCATTGACTTTGGCATTTATTTTGGATTCCAATGGCCATGCCTAATCAGGCGTCTCTCCAAGAGGGAAGGTGGTCCACCTGTTCTGCGCATCACTGGAATCGACGTACCTCAGCCAGGTTTCCGCCCTACCGAGAGAATTGAAGAGACTGGACAAAGGCTTGCAGAGTATGCTGAGAAGTTCAAGGTGCCTTTTGAGTATCAGGGAATAGCGTCAAAGTGGGAAAGCATCCGAGTTGAGGATCTCAAAGTTGGCAAGGACGAAGTTGTGATTGTTAATTGCCTATACAGATTCAGAAACCTGATTGATGAAACAGTTGCTGTAGACAGTCCTAGGAATAGAGTGCTCAACACCATAAGGCAAGTAAACCCAGCGATTTTCATCCATGGAATTGTGAATGGGTCATACAGCGTTCCCTTCTTCATCACTCGTTTCCGTGAGGCGCTGTTCCATTTCTCTGCACTGTTTGACATGCTAGAGACAACTGTCCCACGGGATGATGCACAGCGTGCGCTCATAGAGAGGGAAATGTTTGGCCGAGAGGCACTCAACGTTATTGCATGTGAGGGCTCAGACAGAGTTGAGAGACCCGAGACATATAAACAGTGGCAGGTGAGGAACCTCAGGGCTGGATTTGTCCAGTCTCCGTTAAACCAAGAAATTGTGATGAAAGCCATGGACAAAGTAAAAGACATTTATCACAAGGACTTCGTCATAGATGAAGACAACGGATGGCTCCTACAAGGCTGGAAAGGAAGGATACTCTATGCAATTTCTACATGGAAGCCTAAGAATAACTAG
- the LOC103653094 gene encoding protein FAR1-RELATED SEQUENCE 5-like codes for MFADQDPAMPVALERVFPHTIHRLCLWHVQNRYMPFLNELYARFEEMDFKTRFQSIIHHPLTELEFETAWSMLLEDFDLHDNSTLDKLYGIRKDWVPAFFKNHYCGLMLSTQRSESMNKLVKSAHVDANTPLHQFAKQMMKLLHSRKMKESKEAVGSMGKKETNTLYMFEIRVARAYTRAVMCRFQESLKYATAFKIMHDDEGGANDWVVQHTTRSNKIVWGQHQFKVTADEDAGKYTCECKHWEHTGLFCVHVLRAFMHLQIDRIPKEYILQRYTTSARQDVSFSRDDRNLKGKDGETKSYRQKMLLKKAMKVVHHASLSKAGNDRALTVMDELLEVLSRLETDIDVEETCGTSGGDGIQDDDEANRDNEKDDEFDERNNKV; via the exons ATGTttgcagatcaagatcctgcaatgccagTAGCCCTCGAGAGGGTTTTCCCGCATACAATACATCGTTTATGTCTATGGCATGTGCAAAATAGGTATATGCCTTTTCTAAACGAGTTGTATGCAAGATTTGAGGAAATGGACTTTAAGACACGGTTtcaatctataatacatcatcctttgACTGAGTTGGAGTTTGAGACTGCATGGTCAATGCTACTTGAAGATTTTGATCTGCACGATAACAGTACTCTGGATAAGCTGTATGGAATACGTAAGGATTGGGTGCCTGCTTTTTTTAAAAATCATTATTGTGGTCTAATGTTGTCTACACAGCGTAGCGAAAGCATGAACAAGCTTGTCAAAAGTGCACATGTTGATGCAAATACTCCGCTTCATCAATTCGCCAAGCAAATGATGAAACTTCTACACAGTAGAaagatgaaagagtcaaaagaagCAGTGGGAAGCATG GGTAAAAAGGAAACGAACACGCTATACATGTTTGAGATAAGGGTTGCAAGAGCATACACAAGGGCTGTGATGTGTAGATTCCAGGAATCTTTGAAATATGCAACCGCATTCAAGATAATGCATGACGATGAAGGGGGTGCAAATGATTGGGTAGTGCAACATACAACTAGATCGAATAAAATTGTTTGGGGACAGCACCAATTCAAAGTCACAGCTGATGAAGATGCAGGAAAGTATACTTGTGAATGCAAACATTGGGAACATACAG GGCTATTCTGTGTACATGTACTACGCGCGTTTATGCATCTTCAGATTGACCGGATACCGAAAGAATATATTTTACAAAGATACACCACCTCTGCAAGGCAAGATGTTTCGTTTTCAAGAGATGATAGGAATTTGAAGGGGAAGGATGGAGAAACTAAGTCATatagacagaagatgttgcttaaaaagGCAATGAAAGTAGTGCATCATGCTAGTTTATCCAAAGCAGGAAATGATAGAGCCCTAACAGTAATGGATGAGCTTCTCGAAGTACTTTCGCGTTTGGAAACAGATATAGACGTTGAGGAAACTTGTGGAACTAGTGGAGGAGATGGTATACAG GACGATGATGAAGCCAATAGAGACAACGAAAAGGATGATGAATTTGACGAAAGGAATAATAAGGTTTGA
- the LOC111590153 gene encoding uncharacterized protein, with amino-acid sequence MNVSGVSEQNDNARKKLEFAVDGISLARPNNSRPKGRTIKGSEERVIKLGAKGTKKMTRKCQKCGIADGHNSRTCLSMEENRQRLASLAGRKRGRPPGSRNKGGSKAPDWNETTTSKKHANEFDSSESDSD; translated from the exons ATGAATGTTAGTGGTGTCAGTGAACAAAATGATAATGCCAGAAAG AAACTGGAATTTGCAGTCGATGGGATAAGCTTGGCAAGACCAAATAACTCAAGACCCAAAGGAAGAACAATAAAGGGGAGTGAAGAAAGGGTTATTAAATTGGGAGCTAAAGGTACAAAGAAAATGACCAGGAAATGTCAGAAGTGTGGAATTGCTGATGGTCACAACAGTAGGACATGTTTGTCAATGGAGGAAAATAGACAAAGGTTGGCAAGCCTTGCTGGACGTAAGAGAGGACGACCTCCAGGATCTAGGAACAAGGGTGGCAGTAAAGCTCCTGATTGGAATGAGACAACAACATCTAAAAAACACGCAAATGAGTTCGATAGTAGTGAGTCAGACAGTGATTAG